The genomic interval GCATGTTGCCCCAGCTTGCCGCCGGCGGCGCAATGCCAAGCCCGAGGAAGGAAAGTCCGGCCTCGAGCAGGATGGCATTGGCGATCTGCAGGGTCGCGAAGACGACGAGGATGTCGATCGAGTTCGGCAGGCCGTGGCGGAAGAGGAGGTGCGGCAGGCCCGCCCCCATGCCTCTTGCCGCCATCACGAAGTCACGTTCGCGAAGCTCCAGCAGCCGCGAGCGCACCATTCGCGCCAGCAGAGGCCAGGAGAGCAGCGAGATGACGAAGACCGTCGGCCAGATGCCGGTGCCGGCGATCGAAGCGAGCACCAGCAGGAAGATGACTGGCGGCAGCGTCATGACAAGATCGACGAGACGCATCGTGACCGCATCCGCAAGGCGGCCCGCAAGCGCCGAGACTGCGCCGACCAGAAAGCCGATGATAGCGGAAATGACGGTGGAAGTGACGGCCACCAGCAGCGAGATCCGGCCGCCGTCCATGACCCGGGCAAAGATGTCGCGACCGACCCCATCGGTGCCGAACCAGTGTTTCGGCCCCGGCGGCGCATTCATCGCGATGAGATCGATGTCGTTGGCTTGGAAGCTCCACCACAGCGGATAGGAAAGGATCGCCACGACCATCAGCGCGATCATGCAGAAGCCGAGCACGGCGGTCCGGTTGAGCAGGAAGCGATGCAGGGAGCGTATGATCGGGCCCGGGCTGCGGGCAGGGCTTCGTGCCAGCATCGCTCAGCCCACCTTGATCCGTGGATCGACCACGGCATAGGCAAGGTCGGTCAGAATGTTGACGACGATGACGCAGGCGCCGATCACCAGCGTCGAACCCATGATGACCGGATAGTCGCGGCCCTCGACCGCATCGACCATGAGCAGGCCCATGCCGGGCCAGTTGAAGACGCTTTCGATGAAGATAGCGCCACCGATCGCAAGGCCGATGGTCGAGCCGATCAGAGTGATGACGGGAAGCAGCGCATTGCGCAGAGCGTGCTTGGTGATGACCCAGAATTCAAACACGCCCTTGGCGCGCGCGGTGCGCACATAGTCCTGGTTCAGGACCTCCAGCATGGAAGCGCGCATGTAACGCATGATCAGCGCGGTCTGCGCGACGGCCAGCAGTGCCGCGGGCAGGATGAGGTGATGGAGGAGGTCGGCGACGGAGAACTCCCGGCCAGGTGTCAGCATGCCGCCCGACGGCATCCAGTTGAAATAAACCGAAAGCAGATAGAGACCGACAAGCGCGCTGAGGAACGGCGGGCTGGAAATCCCGGTAACCGCGAAGACCGACAAGGACAGGTCGGCGATCGAATTGCGGCGAACCGCGCCGATGATGCCGGTCGCGATGCCCGCGATGATCGCGATCGCGATCGCCGATCCCATCAGCAGCACCGTCGGGCCGACACGCGAGAGCACGAGGCCGAGCACCGGCTGGTCAGGCCGCTTGATCGAATAGCCGAGATTTCCCGTTAGCGCCTCCCGCAGCCAGGCAAGATACTGCACCGGCAGTGGCTGATCGAGTCCGAGCGTGGCGCGCAGCTCCGCAAGATCCGAGGATGACATCGGAATGTTGGGGTCGATATAGGCGTCGATCGGGTCGCCGGGTGTCAGGCGCAGCATCACGAAGATCAGCACGCTCAAGGCAAGCAGCATGCCCGCTCCGATCAGCAGGCGCCGGAGACTGTATCTCAGCATGGAAAATCCGTTCCTGTGCGGGCGGCTAGGTTCGCCAACCTAGCCACCCTTTGCTACTCAGGATGTCCTCGCCCTAGTCGGCGATCGTCCATTTCTCCGGATGCGCTTGGTAAGGACCGCCGCCGGGGGCGGGCGTCCAGACGAA from Rhizobium lentis carries:
- a CDS encoding ABC transporter permease, with the protein product MLARSPARSPGPIIRSLHRFLLNRTAVLGFCMIALMVVAILSYPLWWSFQANDIDLIAMNAPPGPKHWFGTDGVGRDIFARVMDGGRISLLVAVTSTVISAIIGFLVGAVSALAGRLADAVTMRLVDLVMTLPPVIFLLVLASIAGTGIWPTVFVISLLSWPLLARMVRSRLLELRERDFVMAARGMGAGLPHLLFRHGLPNSIDILVVFATLQIANAILLEAGLSFLGLGIAPPAASWGNMLNAARSTAVLEQYPWQWLFPGGFLVLAVLAINFIGDGLRDAFDPRAELN
- a CDS encoding ABC transporter permease, with protein sequence MLRYSLRRLLIGAGMLLALSVLIFVMLRLTPGDPIDAYIDPNIPMSSSDLAELRATLGLDQPLPVQYLAWLREALTGNLGYSIKRPDQPVLGLVLSRVGPTVLLMGSAIAIAIIAGIATGIIGAVRRNSIADLSLSVFAVTGISSPPFLSALVGLYLLSVYFNWMPSGGMLTPGREFSVADLLHHLILPAALLAVAQTALIMRYMRASMLEVLNQDYVRTARAKGVFEFWVITKHALRNALLPVITLIGSTIGLAIGGAIFIESVFNWPGMGLLMVDAVEGRDYPVIMGSTLVIGACVIVVNILTDLAYAVVDPRIKVG